Proteins encoded by one window of Rhodamnia argentea isolate NSW1041297 chromosome 6, ASM2092103v1, whole genome shotgun sequence:
- the LOC115749417 gene encoding plant intracellular Ras-group-related LRR protein 3, translated as MDPDPRNYPLLAFALYQIDPNSHPYLPPDVARNLFDQMPPLANPKVASSLAQSIPANILQTRTLLHALGPRPDPGAVAAARAKIAQLEAGDGAAEANKSEVGIYKAVVRLEEMHEEYEKQLRDAEDRLVEVYGRVVEEEAGVVDEEVVRVLREVEENRAVERVELSGRQLRFVPEAFGKISGLLVLDLSHNLLEVIPDSIGGLKSLELLDVSSNLLESLPDSIGLLVNLKVLNVSGNKLKVLPESIAWCSSLNELDASFNNLTCLPTNIGYGLTNLEKLSISLNKLCVLPQSICEMKSLRYLDAHFNELRGLPHAIGRLAYLEVLNLSSNFNDFTELPDTIGDLTNLRELDLSNNQIRALPDSFYRLENLVKLNLDENPLVVPPLEIAKKGAEAVREFMRKRWQDMLAEEQLRSIRQASQPQAQAGWLAWGGSLLGGLVSGVSQSVAGYLGGEKAPRDPYLDQQL; from the exons ATGGATCCGGACCCGAGAAACTACCCGCTCCTCGCCTTCGCTCTCTACCAGATCGATCCCAACTCTCACCCTTACCTCCCGCCCGACGTCGCCCGCAACCTGTTCGACCAAATGCCTCCCTTGGCCAACCCAAAGGTCGCGTCTTCCCTCGCCCAGTCCATCCCCGCCAACATCCTCCAGACCCGCACCCTCCTCCACGCCCTCGGGCCGCGGCCCGACCCGGGGGCCGTAGCAGCGGCGCGCGCGAAGATCGCGCAGCTCGAAGCGGGCGACGGAGCCGCCGAAGCGAATAAGAGCGAGGTCGGGATATACAAGGCGGTGGTGAGGTTGGAGGAGATGCACGAGGAGTACGAGAAGCAGCTGAGGGACGCGGAGGATAGGCTGGTGGAGGTCTATGGGCGCGTCGTCGAGGAAGAAGCTGGAGTAGTTGATGAGGAGGTGGTTAGGGTTTTGAGGGAGGTGGAGGAGAACAGGGCTGTGGAGAGAGTTGAGCTGAGTGGGAGGCAGCTCAGGTTTGTGCCCGAGGCCTTTGGGAAGATCAGTGGTTTGCTTGTGCTTGACCTGTCTCACAATCTGCTTGAG GTTATTCCCGACTCTATAGGAGGACTAAAGAGTCTTGAGCTGCTCGACGTCTCTTCCAACCTTTTAGAGTCTCTTCCAGATTCCATTGGTTTGCTTGTGAACTTAAAGGTTCTCAATGTCTCAGGAAACAAGTTGAAGGTCCTTCCTGAAAGCATTGCTTGGTGCAG TTCGCTGAATGAGCTTGATGCCAGTTTCAACAACCTTACTTGTTTGCCGACAAATATCGGATATGGGCTAACTAATCTGGAGAAGCTGTCAATTTCCTTGAACAAGCTCTGTGTGCTTCCACAATCGATCTGTGAGATGAAATCTTTGCGGTATCTTGATGCCCATTTTAATGAGCTCCGAGGCCTGCCACATGCTATTGGAAGATTGGCCTACCTTGAGGTCCTGAACCTGAGCAGCAATTTCAATGACTTTACCGAACTTCCGGATACAATTGGTGATCTTACCAACCTGAGGGAGCTTGATCTCAGCAACAACCAAATCCGAGCTCTTCCTGATTCGTTTTACCGGCTTGAGAACCTCGTCAAGCTAAACTTGGACGAGAATCCTCTGGTGGTCCCACCTCTGGAGATTGCGAAGAAAGGAGCAGAAGCTGTGAGGGAATTCATGAGGAAGAGGTGGCAGGACATGCTGGCAGAGGAACAGCTGAGAAGCATTCGTCAAGCAAGCCAGCCACAGGCTCAGGCTGGATGGCTCGCGTGGGGCGGCTCGCTGCTCGGCGGGCTTGTTTCGGGTGTGTCGCAAAGTGTGGCCGGATATTTGGGTGGTGAAAAGGCTCCAAGGGACCCATACTTGGATCAACAGCTTTAA